In a single window of the Acidobacteriota bacterium genome:
- a CDS encoding sigma-70 family RNA polymerase sigma factor encodes MDNPILSKLQTSPGDPPSGSDGAFDREGFFAESLKLIRKVIAGRKSVPTNDMPDISQEAALRLWKWSTKFDEKSSQMAEGDWKSFTARTAHNEVNRNLSTRNKRIEVSLDETEALDGGIDASSAETFVLVKTVWQGICKLSLYQRQALIFNSVDLVLYLFQFGIEEDELLAKLELTKKSWERISTQMPLTDIEIAKIANPNSANGQRSTTAGAIKKARFDARKRLKELMK; translated from the coding sequence GTGGATAACCCGATCCTTTCCAAGTTGCAAACCTCACCAGGCGACCCACCGAGTGGGTCTGACGGTGCGTTTGATCGGGAGGGCTTCTTTGCGGAATCGTTAAAGCTGATTCGCAAGGTAATCGCTGGTCGAAAATCCGTCCCAACGAATGACATGCCGGATATTTCGCAAGAGGCTGCGTTAAGGCTTTGGAAATGGAGCACGAAGTTTGATGAGAAAAGCTCGCAAATGGCAGAAGGCGATTGGAAGTCATTCACCGCGCGTACCGCTCACAACGAAGTAAACCGAAACCTCTCAACTCGAAATAAACGGATCGAGGTATCTCTCGATGAAACTGAGGCGCTCGATGGCGGGATCGATGCTTCGTCCGCAGAAACTTTTGTTTTAGTCAAAACGGTTTGGCAGGGTATTTGCAAGCTGAGTCTTTATCAACGCCAAGCGCTTATTTTCAATTCGGTAGATCTCGTGCTTTATCTTTTCCAATTTGGAATCGAAGAGGATGAACTGTTAGCAAAGCTCGAACTGACAAAGAAGTCTTGGGAAAGGATTTCAACACAAATGCCTCTAACCGATATTGAGATCGCTAAGATAGCAAATCCGAATTCGGCCAATGGCCAAAGATCGACAACCGCAGGCGCGATTAAGAAGGCGAGATTTGACGCTCGCAAGAGACTTAAGGAGTTGATGAAATAA
- a CDS encoding single-stranded DNA-binding protein has product MSANISIIGNLGKTPETKITDNGTLVASFSMASNSFRNSAEGRVEKTDWFRVTAFGKQAETLARYVRKGSRLYVQGRLTFNPWVDQNESPQAGAEIVLQEFQFLSGRRDEEGDGVAMQTAQTAPVELQQAAAY; this is encoded by the coding sequence ATGTCAGCAAATATTTCGATCATCGGCAACTTAGGGAAGACCCCGGAAACAAAGATCACGGACAACGGCACCCTCGTGGCGAGCTTTTCAATGGCCTCGAACTCGTTCAGGAACAGCGCGGAGGGACGCGTGGAGAAGACCGACTGGTTCCGCGTGACGGCATTTGGCAAGCAGGCGGAGACACTTGCTCGCTACGTGCGAAAAGGCAGTCGTCTTTACGTTCAGGGCCGTCTGACCTTTAACCCGTGGGTGGATCAGAACGAATCTCCGCAGGCGGGAGCAGAGATCGTGCTTCAGGAGTTCCAATTCCTGTCGGGCCGCCGCGATGAGGAAGGAGACGGAGTCGCAATGCAGACGGCACAAACCGCACCGGTCGAACTCCAGCAGGCCGCCGCATACTAA
- a CDS encoding nucleotidyltransferase domain-containing protein, which produces MTNEEYLNEILKSQTLANDGDELKLLRQRRTDVEKLLREKYGSSPSIRYGGSKAKGTMIKDSYDLDVICYFDNDDGTAGDTLQEIYDDVAETFEGDYYLERKPSAIRLKCKASDEIEDYHIDVVPGRYVDDDRDDVFLYRHSGEKGRQKTNLNVHIGHVKDSGAIPAIRLGKLWRVRNKMAVRNFILELLTIELLKDKKNKSLTDQLIHLLTQLRDNIDDITIEDPANPTGNDLSELFNTAIKFELSDAARFALEFVDDDNWTAILGEVPESKSQSASAGHSNGTSSGPRIFVPRPAFGGE; this is translated from the coding sequence ATGACTAACGAAGAATATCTGAACGAGATTCTCAAATCTCAAACACTTGCAAACGACGGCGACGAGCTGAAATTGCTGCGGCAGCGACGAACGGACGTGGAAAAACTTCTCCGCGAGAAGTACGGTAGCTCACCAAGCATCCGCTACGGCGGTTCGAAGGCAAAAGGCACGATGATCAAAGATTCTTATGATCTTGACGTGATCTGCTACTTCGACAATGACGACGGCACTGCCGGCGACACGCTTCAGGAGATCTATGACGATGTCGCGGAGACCTTTGAAGGGGACTACTATCTCGAACGCAAACCGTCCGCTATCCGCCTGAAGTGCAAGGCCTCGGACGAAATCGAGGACTATCACATAGATGTTGTACCTGGCCGATACGTCGACGACGACCGCGACGATGTTTTTCTGTATCGTCACTCCGGTGAGAAGGGCCGACAGAAGACGAACTTGAACGTTCACATTGGCCACGTCAAGGATAGCGGCGCGATCCCGGCGATCCGTCTCGGCAAGCTTTGGCGAGTACGGAACAAAATGGCGGTCCGCAACTTCATCCTCGAGTTGCTTACTATCGAGCTGCTCAAGGACAAGAAGAATAAGAGCCTGACCGATCAGCTGATTCACCTTTTGACCCAGCTTCGCGACAACATCGACGACATCACGATCGAAGATCCGGCGAATCCGACGGGCAACGATCTGTCCGAGCTTTTCAACACCGCGATCAAATTCGAGCTGTCCGATGCGGCACGGTTCGCACTTGAGTTCGTCGATGACGACAACTGGACCGCGATCTTGGGCGAGGTGCCGGAGTCCAAGTCGCAGTCAGCGTCCGCCGGGCACTCGAACGGCACTTCCTCCGGTCCGCGGATCTTTGTTCCTCGGCCGGCTTTCGGAGGCGAATAG
- a CDS encoding CHAT domain-containing protein — translation MRNIPNMWANAKRSILVIFALVLMSETSLSQPDRQSISTLYSKGYFEELAKIAPAQISRLSQSGRVAKASDLAVLTCRTYIQLGQPDEAAQIVERVISDSSLRTRSPGSVTSLYLCKAAVSRSKRDFGAALENLRLAKSISANDSASLAAYQLEVGRTLYSAGHDFAAIIWLEKAEKEALANGHMSIYYDALRFLSLAWTAKFYYANALTYAEQLVEKSSIGEFEHRNRIAHLELANLLDVTGQPQRSKDLYLKGLELSTRARVNYHSGQFLSSLLLRSLYENDIEAAKNYLVRLESIDKQKQFKFERLLGRALVENFKGNRVISEEYFSTLANEKGTSDFIVPYWKSTIAERDQNWKELIKNAHHLRKLTEDENFQDDLPRIYYKLALASWRLGEEKSAREHAAKSLSLFEPFRNATRVDLSIAMMEVHHSVYRLLSEIDVTSSPTKAFEYSELLKANLLRDRIERSMLKPRPDLSDSIRNQLLTTSRNYIDGKENQSALIKLENGIVADKQTARLQTQDFSTQDLKLPNDVTIVSYEFTPSGQLLAFVLESGKPLRAVKLFINEEQVVKLASENQTKIKDRIFFKIDGKKIYDLLLKPLDLNSSHIVIVPDKQLWRIPFHALSQDGNKYLIETNTISYSPSVYLLKQQLSSEPPRRRTIQIFANDTFNRQMLVYVNSEAISIGKLFGSSPRLNATKSDFLKSSADADILHFSMHAQLDSENSLSSFLAFQQNAADSGRLTQRSPIGSP, via the coding sequence ATGAGAAACATACCGAACATGTGGGCTAATGCGAAAAGGTCGATCTTGGTCATTTTCGCATTAGTTCTCATGTCGGAAACATCTCTAAGCCAGCCCGACCGCCAAAGCATATCTACGCTCTATTCAAAAGGTTACTTCGAAGAATTAGCCAAAATTGCACCCGCTCAGATTTCAAGACTCTCTCAATCGGGAAGGGTCGCAAAGGCGTCTGATCTAGCCGTCTTAACTTGTCGGACCTATATACAATTGGGGCAACCTGACGAAGCTGCTCAAATCGTTGAGCGAGTCATTTCCGATTCCAGCCTACGGACTCGCTCGCCGGGATCTGTCACATCTCTTTACCTGTGTAAGGCCGCAGTTTCTCGCTCGAAGCGCGATTTTGGAGCGGCGCTTGAAAACCTACGATTAGCGAAGTCGATATCGGCAAATGACTCAGCATCGCTCGCAGCTTACCAGTTGGAGGTCGGTCGGACTCTATATTCAGCGGGTCATGATTTTGCAGCGATCATATGGTTGGAAAAAGCTGAGAAAGAGGCTCTGGCGAACGGCCACATGTCAATTTACTATGACGCACTACGATTTTTGAGCTTAGCTTGGACCGCGAAATTCTACTATGCCAATGCCCTGACTTATGCGGAACAATTAGTCGAGAAATCTTCGATAGGAGAATTCGAACATCGAAACAGAATCGCACATCTTGAATTAGCGAACCTGCTAGATGTAACTGGCCAGCCACAACGATCGAAGGATCTGTATCTCAAGGGTCTTGAGCTTTCGACTCGAGCTAGAGTGAACTATCACTCCGGACAGTTTCTTTCTAGCCTACTACTGCGATCGTTATACGAGAATGATATAGAAGCCGCTAAGAACTACCTCGTAAGATTGGAATCAATCGATAAACAAAAGCAATTCAAGTTTGAGCGTCTTCTTGGAAGGGCCTTGGTCGAGAACTTCAAGGGAAACCGAGTGATTTCCGAGGAGTATTTTTCAACGCTAGCAAACGAGAAAGGCACTTCCGACTTCATTGTGCCCTATTGGAAAAGTACGATTGCCGAGCGAGATCAGAATTGGAAAGAACTTATCAAGAATGCGCATCATCTACGTAAATTGACGGAGGATGAGAATTTTCAAGACGACCTTCCCCGGATCTATTACAAACTCGCATTGGCTTCATGGCGACTAGGCGAAGAGAAATCGGCGAGAGAACATGCGGCAAAATCACTCTCATTGTTCGAGCCATTTAGAAACGCAACGAGAGTGGATCTTTCGATTGCAATGATGGAAGTCCACCATTCCGTCTATCGGCTACTCAGCGAGATTGACGTGACCAGCTCTCCCACGAAAGCCTTTGAATATTCTGAACTACTTAAAGCGAATCTGCTCAGAGACAGAATTGAACGGTCCATGCTGAAGCCTCGTCCAGATCTATCCGATTCTATTCGGAACCAACTTCTCACGACTTCTCGAAACTATATTGACGGAAAGGAAAATCAATCGGCTCTAATAAAGCTTGAAAATGGCATCGTAGCCGATAAGCAAACAGCGAGGCTGCAAACTCAGGATTTCTCGACGCAGGATTTAAAACTTCCGAACGACGTGACGATCGTTTCCTACGAATTCACGCCGTCCGGTCAGCTCCTCGCATTTGTTCTCGAATCAGGAAAACCGCTACGTGCGGTTAAGCTTTTCATTAACGAAGAGCAGGTGGTAAAACTCGCCTCAGAAAACCAAACTAAGATAAAGGATCGCATTTTCTTCAAAATCGATGGGAAAAAAATCTACGATCTATTGTTGAAACCGTTGGACTTGAACTCAAGTCACATAGTTATCGTTCCCGACAAACAATTGTGGAGAATACCATTCCATGCCCTAAGCCAAGACGGTAATAAATACTTGATCGAGACGAATACGATTTCGTATTCACCTTCAGTTTATTTGCTGAAGCAGCAGCTTTCATCCGAACCGCCACGAAGACGGACTATTCAGATTTTTGCGAATGATACTTTCAACCGCCAGATGCTAGTCTATGTAAATAGCGAGGCAATAAGTATTGGAAAGTTATTCGGAAGTTCACCTCGGCTGAATGCCACTAAATCGGATTTCCTCAAATCTTCCGCGGACGCTGACATCCTTCATTTCTCCATGCACGCCCAACTCGATAGCGAAAATTCTCTATCTTCATTCCTTGCCTTTCAGCAGAATGCCGCAGACTCTGGCCGGTTGACCCAACGATCTCCTATCGGTTCGCCTTAA
- a CDS encoding SAVED domain-containing protein — protein sequence MRSTKPTAKPKASTKAKTPDSPVIDVTRKIKVPVQILLFVRAGGRCEFDGCNRYLTEHHLTHKRGNFAQMAHVVAFSKNGPRGNVSNRPEDINEVDNLMLLCHPCHKLIDDSPNEHPREVLEAYKKAHEDRVFLLTGTSPDRQTTAVGIRAKIGTKPTKRVSPGDINSAVAPRYSATREGFDIDLNAMPDEGPEFYELAKKKVQNDLERVVETTMSEDKTSHLSVFPLAPMPILIYAGSILGDKVGCDLYQKHRDTQDWTWKKDGEPVRYKFHMLRNGKDRKNVALLISLSGTIDVAALPADVVTDATVYEITLDGVDPHPGFLRRKDDLDNFREVYQRALRAIGTKHGKLDSLHLFPAAPAPIAFTCGRGLMPKADPTIMVYDEDKRLGGFTKILEVNN from the coding sequence ATGAGATCAACTAAACCAACAGCGAAGCCAAAAGCTTCCACAAAGGCTAAAACGCCCGATTCTCCGGTGATCGATGTCACCCGCAAGATCAAGGTGCCTGTTCAAATTCTGCTTTTTGTCCGTGCAGGCGGCCGATGTGAGTTCGATGGCTGCAACCGGTATCTCACCGAGCACCACCTGACGCACAAGCGTGGCAACTTTGCTCAGATGGCCCACGTCGTCGCCTTCAGTAAGAACGGCCCTCGGGGAAACGTCTCGAACCGACCAGAAGACATTAACGAGGTCGACAATCTGATGCTCCTGTGTCACCCGTGTCACAAGCTGATTGACGACTCACCCAACGAGCATCCTCGCGAAGTGCTTGAGGCTTACAAGAAAGCTCACGAGGACCGCGTGTTCCTGCTCACCGGCACTTCGCCGGACCGGCAGACGACAGCGGTCGGGATCCGGGCGAAGATCGGCACAAAGCCCACGAAGCGGGTTTCGCCGGGTGACATCAACTCCGCAGTCGCACCGCGATACTCCGCGACTCGTGAAGGATTCGATATCGACCTCAACGCAATGCCGGACGAAGGGCCGGAGTTCTATGAGCTTGCGAAGAAGAAGGTACAGAACGATCTGGAACGTGTGGTCGAGACGACGATGAGCGAGGACAAGACTAGCCACCTGTCGGTGTTCCCGCTGGCTCCGATGCCGATCTTGATCTACGCCGGCAGTATCCTCGGCGATAAGGTCGGATGCGACTTGTATCAGAAGCACCGCGACACTCAGGACTGGACGTGGAAGAAGGACGGCGAACCGGTCCGGTACAAATTTCACATGCTGCGCAACGGCAAGGATCGCAAGAATGTCGCCCTTCTGATTTCGTTGAGCGGTACGATCGACGTGGCTGCCTTACCGGCGGACGTCGTAACTGACGCGACCGTTTATGAGATTACGCTCGACGGCGTCGATCCGCATCCCGGGTTTCTTCGCCGTAAAGACGACTTGGACAATTTCCGCGAGGTGTATCAGCGCGCCCTGCGTGCGATCGGCACCAAACACGGCAAACTCGACTCCCTTCACTTATTCCCGGCCGCTCCGGCACCGATCGCGTTTACATGCGGTCGCGGGCTGATGCCGAAGGCGGACCCGACCATTATGGTCTACGACGAGGACAAGCGACTCGGCGGTTTCACAAAAATATTAGAGGTAAACAACTAA
- a CDS encoding CHAT domain-containing protein → MASCDTSKVHNGEGLISIPWALLASGSSSVVSSQWEANDRSASIFAQTFYREYLSGRSTSIALQKAAISMIQTKEYGYHEPYFWAGFTILGDFR, encoded by the coding sequence CTGGCGTCCTGTGACACCAGTAAAGTTCATAACGGTGAAGGATTGATTAGTATTCCCTGGGCGTTGCTGGCTTCTGGAAGTTCTTCAGTAGTATCTTCGCAGTGGGAAGCAAATGACAGGTCAGCAAGTATCTTCGCCCAGACTTTTTACCGTGAGTACCTAAGTGGTCGCTCAACGTCAATCGCCCTACAGAAAGCAGCAATTTCAATGATTCAAACTAAGGAATATGGATACCACGAACCCTACTTCTGGGCAGGCTTTACTATTCTTGGAGATTTCAGATGA
- a CDS encoding single-stranded DNA-binding protein — protein MSANISILGNAGRDASLKYSEKGTPVASFPIASNSFKNGPEGRMQVTHWFNVVAFGKTAETLAEHVKKGTHLLVHGRLSFSPWSTDKGEPRSGAEISLFSFEFVGSNRSGGQTDQERTADSPEPDVPEFTGTAVPEAPVNEPFIDQF, from the coding sequence ATGTCAGCAAATATCTCGATACTAGGAAATGCGGGCCGCGATGCGAGCCTGAAATATTCGGAAAAGGGCACGCCGGTCGCGAGCTTTCCGATCGCTTCAAACTCTTTCAAGAACGGCCCGGAAGGGCGCATGCAGGTCACACATTGGTTCAATGTGGTTGCCTTTGGCAAGACTGCGGAGACGCTCGCCGAGCATGTAAAAAAGGGAACGCATCTGCTTGTCCACGGCAGGCTCTCGTTCAGCCCGTGGAGCACAGATAAGGGCGAGCCCAGATCAGGTGCCGAGATCTCGCTCTTCTCATTCGAGTTTGTCGGATCGAACCGTTCGGGCGGCCAAACGGACCAGGAACGTACTGCTGACAGCCCCGAGCCGGACGTTCCTGAATTCACGGGCACGGCTGTTCCCGAGGCACCGGTCAATGAGCCGTTCATCGATCAGTTCTGA
- a CDS encoding ribbon-helix-helix protein, CopG family, protein MRKRDREKIVKNIELGIESKQGRPISVRPYEDDHKKLEEIAAETGENKSAIVRRMIHFALTDRHQHFASGRCQEKLDWLVRTGRQNETVDLAVSGNIGEIRESIDRMESDFENALELLRQASSLTTEIYSMSSMSISSLNLVFTKLIEYTSPETSDRKQSVVIASTAMAELIEHAVSDLKKCLLFHEHVSGNESLHNSYLATKVRILKQRIDSLPKPANQIASES, encoded by the coding sequence ATGAGAAAGCGAGACAGAGAGAAAATAGTAAAAAACATCGAGTTGGGTATCGAGTCAAAGCAGGGACGGCCGATCAGCGTCAGGCCCTACGAAGACGACCACAAAAAACTTGAAGAGATCGCAGCCGAAACCGGTGAGAATAAGTCGGCGATTGTGCGTCGAATGATCCATTTCGCCTTGACCGATAGACACCAGCATTTTGCTTCGGGTCGCTGTCAGGAAAAGCTCGATTGGCTTGTGCGAACCGGCCGCCAGAACGAGACGGTTGATCTTGCTGTAAGCGGCAACATCGGCGAGATTCGAGAAAGCATTGATCGAATGGAATCGGACTTCGAAAATGCACTAGAACTGCTACGTCAAGCAAGCTCGCTGACTACCGAAATCTACTCGATGTCGAGCATGTCGATTTCCTCGTTAAATCTCGTTTTCACAAAGCTCATCGAATATACGTCGCCGGAGACCAGCGACCGCAAACAGAGTGTTGTTATCGCCTCTACCGCAATGGCTGAGCTGATCGAACACGCCGTGTCCGATCTTAAGAAATGTCTCCTGTTCCACGAGCACGTCTCAGGAAACGAATCCCTTCACAACAGCTACCTTGCAACCAAGGTACGAATACTAAAACAGCGAATCGATTCCTTGCCTAAACCCGCGAATCAAATAGCGAGCGAATCATGA
- a CDS encoding toll/interleukin-1 receptor domain-containing protein, whose translation MRKTLFISHGDTVIDNEFTKWITLKLIALGYEVWCDLKFLDKGVDHWAAIEREIRENSIKVLPVLSVFSNRREGVLKELAVAEKVKKVLDDDAFIIPLMIDQNLSFDDINIEAVRLNAVNFRTSWAAGLRDLLEALEKQEVPCSSPNPELTSLLYQQIFLHDKGAIAEEEVYQSNWFPIISFPEELRFHEFPRRVIENRNSPGIKYPTARYGKYLATFAWEYDFIDEFPETSTYLSSWSVRIPMIDILTGTIKETNFIRPIECKRLVVDLLNQASARFMVEAGLRDYEMSNRVAYWIEKDTLERDKFNKVQLLGKDHENTWHYGVSPSAKLYPFPVFVFSSHIFFTTNGIDLIDSEAAQHSARRRLGKNWWNGKWRRLLMALIGYLGTNSSELKFDVGSEEQIVVGTEPVTFLAPATYKKPIKNTLSEEVEISNIGTVDEIDNALDDIPEPE comes from the coding sequence ATGAGAAAAACCCTATTCATTAGCCATGGCGATACGGTAATCGACAATGAATTCACCAAATGGATCACGTTGAAACTTATCGCATTAGGCTATGAGGTTTGGTGCGATCTTAAATTCTTAGACAAGGGGGTTGATCATTGGGCAGCCATTGAAAGGGAAATACGTGAGAATAGCATAAAAGTCTTGCCCGTTTTATCCGTCTTCTCGAATCGAAGGGAAGGAGTCCTGAAAGAACTTGCGGTAGCCGAGAAGGTTAAGAAGGTGTTGGATGACGACGCGTTTATCATCCCGCTGATGATTGATCAAAATCTTTCGTTCGACGATATTAATATCGAGGCCGTTAGACTAAATGCTGTAAATTTTAGGACTTCTTGGGCCGCTGGATTAAGGGACCTGCTAGAAGCTCTGGAAAAGCAAGAGGTTCCGTGCAGTAGTCCAAATCCCGAACTAACTTCCTTGCTATACCAGCAAATATTTTTACACGACAAGGGAGCTATTGCCGAAGAAGAAGTTTACCAATCCAATTGGTTCCCGATCATTTCATTTCCTGAGGAGTTACGCTTTCATGAGTTTCCACGCCGCGTAATCGAAAATCGTAATTCGCCGGGGATTAAATATCCCACTGCCCGATACGGTAAATATCTTGCTACGTTCGCGTGGGAATATGATTTTATTGATGAATTTCCGGAAACGAGTACTTACCTTAGCAGTTGGAGCGTCAGAATTCCCATGATTGATATTCTTACGGGTACCATTAAAGAGACGAATTTTATTCGTCCCATTGAATGTAAGAGACTTGTCGTCGATTTACTTAACCAAGCTTCTGCTCGATTTATGGTTGAAGCAGGTTTACGCGATTACGAGATGTCAAATCGCGTGGCTTACTGGATTGAAAAGGACACTTTAGAACGGGATAAGTTCAATAAAGTACAGTTACTTGGTAAAGATCATGAAAATACATGGCATTACGGTGTTTCGCCATCAGCGAAGCTTTACCCATTTCCCGTTTTCGTCTTCTCATCTCACATTTTCTTCACAACTAATGGAATAGATCTCATAGATTCTGAGGCCGCGCAACACTCCGCGAGGCGACGACTGGGTAAGAACTGGTGGAATGGAAAATGGCGCCGACTTCTTATGGCTCTTATTGGCTATCTCGGAACAAATTCGAGCGAATTGAAGTTTGACGTAGGGAGCGAAGAACAAATCGTTGTCGGAACCGAGCCTGTAACTTTCCTCGCACCTGCAACTTATAAGAAACCCATAAAGAACACGTTGTCCGAGGAAGTCGAGATTTCAAATATAGGAACCGTTGATGAGATTGACAATGCCCTAGATGATATTCCAGAACCCGAATGA
- a CDS encoding S9 family peptidase produces MPTSFRLEGIPLIKNDDVKHLFFEPSAIKSNLIWDVDRTARKLLVTDEKNAIYSVDSPLAIPKLVLDGRVPSTLRVNPTSSVVAFNNDKEDPDNYALFLWDGKSEARKLSSFNGKDDSVDSFVWDRDGKSIYFTLNDYEAKTTKLCQSDLNASKCFAVDLKGLWNVIDNDRGNVLLKYWKSSSNQHIYVYSTGSGKLTPLSESGNATKAFFFDGKPLALSEDSPECGGGRCLISVDPRTGTNEIINLKNVHGHLGDLKPSPDGKSLLIQEAFDGIDSLWIGKLKSRSIVPVVPNFLNGSYVVWNTRWLSSSEVLFTVENIGQPAFIKSFDLKTKKTTVWTKPRLPDVLSGTVKPPETIRWRSFDSKEISGYIVKPAKIEKKSPVLVFIHGGPQVIDRPTFSSLDVRFATFLGVSIIHTNIRGSRGFGNDFMDADNGSKRENAVRDISSLLDWIKKQPDLDADNVIIRGESYGGFVALATGLKESSRIRAVIAEYPLVSIRNYLQQSWIDEFAKNEYGDPKDEILMKKLDELSPLNNASKWKGTPLFLTRGKLDSRVPEGDVLGLKSQLRDAGADVWFIFANEAGHGVSGRFVTAAMYEFIKTHLRRK; encoded by the coding sequence GTGCCAACCAGCTTCCGTTTAGAGGGTATTCCGCTCATCAAGAATGATGATGTTAAACACCTATTCTTCGAACCGTCTGCGATAAAGAGCAATTTGATCTGGGACGTTGATCGAACGGCTCGCAAACTACTTGTCACCGATGAGAAGAACGCCATTTACTCAGTGGATTCTCCCTTAGCCATACCAAAGTTGGTCCTCGACGGAAGGGTACCAAGCACTCTTCGAGTCAATCCAACTTCGTCCGTTGTGGCCTTCAACAATGACAAGGAAGACCCGGATAATTATGCCCTGTTCCTTTGGGACGGAAAATCTGAGGCTAGAAAGCTATCGAGTTTTAACGGCAAGGATGATTCAGTCGATTCGTTTGTGTGGGATCGTGACGGAAAAAGCATCTATTTCACCCTGAACGACTATGAGGCAAAAACGACAAAGCTCTGTCAAAGCGATCTAAACGCGAGCAAGTGCTTTGCAGTGGATCTTAAGGGCCTTTGGAATGTAATTGACAACGACCGTGGCAACGTATTGCTTAAGTACTGGAAATCTTCAAGCAACCAACACATCTACGTATACTCGACAGGAAGCGGGAAACTCACCCCCCTCTCCGAATCAGGAAATGCAACTAAGGCATTTTTCTTCGACGGAAAGCCACTTGCTTTAAGCGAAGACTCCCCCGAATGTGGTGGAGGTCGGTGCCTAATCTCGGTTGATCCGCGCACCGGAACCAATGAGATTATCAACCTTAAAAATGTGCACGGACATCTGGGCGACCTAAAACCTTCGCCTGATGGAAAATCGCTATTGATTCAGGAGGCGTTCGACGGAATCGACAGTCTATGGATCGGAAAACTGAAGAGCAGAAGTATTGTGCCGGTCGTTCCAAACTTTCTAAACGGTTCGTACGTTGTTTGGAACACCCGTTGGCTTTCTAGTAGCGAAGTTCTTTTCACAGTCGAGAACATTGGTCAACCCGCGTTCATAAAGTCGTTCGATCTAAAAACTAAAAAGACAACAGTTTGGACGAAGCCCAGACTGCCAGATGTGCTTTCCGGCACAGTAAAGCCTCCGGAGACAATACGCTGGAGATCTTTTGACTCTAAGGAGATTTCGGGTTACATCGTAAAGCCCGCCAAGATTGAAAAGAAGAGTCCAGTACTTGTTTTCATCCATGGTGGGCCCCAAGTAATTGACCGTCCGACATTTAGTTCTCTCGATGTCCGGTTTGCGACGTTTCTCGGAGTGTCCATTATCCACACCAACATCCGAGGATCTAGGGGATTCGGAAACGACTTTATGGACGCGGACAATGGCTCCAAAAGAGAGAATGCCGTTCGCGACATTAGCTCTCTTCTCGATTGGATAAAGAAGCAGCCGGACCTCGATGCGGATAACGTAATTATACGTGGCGAAAGCTACGGCGGGTTCGTCGCTCTAGCGACGGGGCTTAAGGAATCTTCCCGAATCCGGGCGGTCATCGCCGAATATCCGCTCGTGTCGATCAGGAATTATCTGCAGCAAAGTTGGATTGATGAATTTGCAAAGAATGAATACGGAGATCCGAAAGACGAAATCTTGATGAAAAAGCTTGATGAGCTTTCGCCGCTGAACAATGCTTCGAAATGGAAAGGAACGCCGTTGTTCTTGACCAGGGGAAAACTCGACTCAAGGGTCCCGGAAGGGGACGTTCTTGGTCTCAAATCTCAACTTCGAGATGCAGGGGCCGATGTGTGGTTCATATTTGCCAATGAGGCGGGACATGGCGTCTCGGGACGCTTCGTCACGGCGGCTATGTATGAATTTATTAAGACTCACCTAAGGAGGAAATGA